From Triticum urartu cultivar G1812 chromosome 2, Tu2.1, whole genome shotgun sequence, a single genomic window includes:
- the LOC125536018 gene encoding trafficking protein particle complex subunit 3-like → MPPLTTPKSGDALFASVERVNAELFTLTYGAIVRQLLTDLEEVEEVNKQLDQMGYNIGTRLVDEFLAKSNVSNCADFKETADTIAKLGFKMFLGVTATVTNWDAEGTTCSFVLEDNPLVDFVELPDTCQGLQYCNVLSGVIRGALEMVSMKTEVTWVRDMLRGDDAYEMRVKLTKQVPEEYPYKDDD, encoded by the exons ATGCCGCCTCTCACGACCCCCAAGTCCGGCGACGCCCTCTTCGCCAGCGTCGAGCGCGTA AACGCCGAGCTCTTCACGCTCACGTACGGCGCCATCGTGCGGCAGCTGCTCACGGATCTCGAAGAGGTCGAGGAGGTCAACAAGCAGCTCGATCAGAT GGGTTACAATATTGGAACTCGGTTGGTCGATGAATTCTTAGCCAAGTCAAATGTATCAAACTGTGCTGACTTCAAGGAGACTGCTGATACTATAGCAAAG CTTGGGTTCAAAATGTTCCTGGGTGTGACTGCGACTGTAACCAATTGGGATGCTGAGGGTACAACTTGCAGCTTTGTATTGGAGGACAACCCACTTGTAGATTTTGTTGAACTTCCTGATACTTGCCAAGGCCTTCAGTATTGCAATGTATTGAGTGGAGTTATCAGGGGAGCACTGGAAATG GTTTCCATGAAGACGGAGGTTACATGGGTCCGCGACATGCTTCGTGGGGACGACGCCTACGAGATGCGGGTGAAGCTCACCAAGCAAGTCCCAGAGGAATACCCCTACAAGGATGATGATTAG